Sequence from the Erythrolamprus reginae isolate rEryReg1 chromosome Z, rEryReg1.hap1, whole genome shotgun sequence genome:
ctatttttatttcatctGCAAGTTCGGAATattcttttttacttattttaactCTTCGCAGCAGTCTTTCAACAAAGCTACCAACTCTTCATAGTAACTTATTTCCATGTTAACCAGGTCATGGTTAATAAGCTTACACAATAAGTCCAGCTGTCAAAAAAGTGTCTGTTTCCCAGACTTTATAATTATTTCCTTTTAGGTGAATTTAGATAGGTTATTTGTATTTAGTATCTAGTAttttatgtttttctattttattgtgCTGTAATCATAATTACAATCAGCAATGTAATTTAATAATCTGGATGGCAtgcatataatttattttaaacattttattctatatttttattagttCCAAGACCAATATGTTATATCTCTCATTTGGTActacttttttccttcctcctatgTTTACTGAATCTGCTAATTTTGAGAAATTTCGGAAATCCAAAACATACTCAaaattcaatttcttttaaaaataaatctatgGAGATTATTGACATTTCTGTactagaaactttttaaaaatgtatggtcctgatttgaattttttaaaatatattttaaagtctTTTGCAACATTCTTCCCTTATACTCTTTTATACTCTCTTCAATACAAACATGTTTCTcaatggtttttttccccaaaaatctGCTAAAATGATTAGTCTGTTTTAAATTAAtctgaataatattttattttatttgttcttttCATTGTGCGTAATGAAGATTCTGTTTATATaatttaaaagggagaaagatTGCTGTTGTACATCCTTATTTATATTTCTGCTTGGCGTATTTTCTGATTTAGCTCAACTACATGATCAGAAGAATTTCATTTAATAATAGTGCCGGGCAAAAAATTGGGTTCAATGAAAATGGAGAATTAGAGACTGGATTTGATATTCTCAACTGGATCACATTTTCAAATTTGTCTTTTAAGAAAGTCCAAGTTGGAGGCATCAACCTTAAGGACTCCAATGAAGAAATGGTCTTCATTTATGAAGATGATATTGTGTGGCCAAGCAGGTTTAACCAGGTATTGACCAGTCACATTGTATTCAATCCAGATTTCATACCAAAATTGTATATGCTCAAACTTTCAAAccctttgttctgtcgggctctctggtacactcctcccaaaaattcacaggtacaaatttcagacacacacacgtttgaaaattcaaaacaatgttctttataatgaaaattcacttaaactaagccctcttttgttataggaaagagcactggtctccaaacaaactggtaatttgtacaagtcccttatcagttctgtgatacttaacttgcagctgtgaggcaattcacagtccttctttcacaaagtgaaatacactttgctctggtttagtttcaaagcggggaaaaatcagcacacaaaaggtcaaagtcagtaaagcagtcatgaaacacaatgatcagataatcctccacaatggccaaacccacaggctgctatttatagcagcctcactaattacagccccacccaaccacaggtggcctcattttctttgataataatatctcagttgttgttgcccatgcatcgctctccgcatgcgtagctgtatcattaactcttgttctgaatccaaggaggagctagataattgatctccttctgagctgtctgccacactctcctcctccttgtcactcatgtcttcttggtcagaggagccttcatcatcagattccaccgggggcaaaacaggcctgcagcatgtggatgtctcccccacatccacagtcattggggcaggagctgggccagagctaaccacaacagccttgttttggcctcatcagctagccatacccactgggacttgaacttgcaacctttgccttgtaaggcagagaattatcctctagggtacagtatccaatcccttcagctctgcaccagggaagggttacatatttttgtgtcaaatcacctggtgtattgaaggaacatcacagctccttatttgcctctcggcccaacccagggccatttccaaggcagttaattttattgatagtcgacaattctatctatatgtgtcacatgtttgggtttttttgctgaatttgaaaattaagggagactaggattcatcaatttcggccttgttttggcctcatcagctagccatacccactgggacttgaacctgcaacctttgccttgtaaggcagagaattatcctctaggctacagtatccaatcccttcagctttgcaccagggaagggttacatatttttgtgtctaatcaccctggtgtattgaaggaacatcacatcacatatatgtatatatgtgtctatgtatgtatgtgtgtgtgtgtgtgtgtatatatatatatatatatgtgtgtgtgtgtgtgtgtgttttcatagattatatatatatatatatatatatatatatatatatatatatatatatatgtttttcttatgtcggatcaccctggtatatttttaaggaacgtcacagctcctttttttgcctctaggcccaacccagggccactgcaaggcagtaatatatttatagccgacaaactatattttgtatgtgttaaatgtttttagctggaattttaaaattaagggagactaggatagatccatttcggccttattaggcctcatcagctagccacaccctttctttactgggattcgatctgggaagcttctgcattgtaaagcagagagctagctgggaggattcagatctgatgggtctaattgctagctctctgctttacaatgcagaagcttcccagatcgaatcccagtaaagaaagggtgtggctagctgatgaggcctaataaggccgaaatggatctatcctagtctcccttaattttaaaattccagctaaaaacatttaacacatacaaaatatagtttgtcggctataaatatattactgccttgcagtggccctgggttgggcctagaggcaaaaaaaggagctgtgacgttccttaaaaatataccagggtgatccgacataagaaaaacatataccccctccctggtacagagctgggaggattcagatctgatgggtctaattgctagctctctgctttacaatgcagaagcttcccagatcgaatcccagtaaagaaagggtgtggctagctgatgaggcctaataaggccgaaatggatctatcctagtcacTGAGATGCCTATTTTCCAAAGATAAagcttacctatttatttatttttaaaatttatggacAGACCCAGCCATTTTCTCTGTGTAATGGGAAGTGTGATGTAGGCCAAAGTAAGATCAAGATAGAAGGGAAACTattttgctgctatgactgtCTTCGGTGTGCAGAAGGAAAGATTGCTAACAGGGAAGGTAAGAGATATTGTATATATCAACTAATGAAGCAGATTGTCAAATGTGCTTTGGAAATTTTCTGTTTTGTGTCAAGTGTTACACTTGGCAGATCAGATCAGTAATTGAATTGCAAGCATGTTCATTATTGGTAGCAAGAAATGGATTTAAGGAAATACAAGTTGATGACAACTATCTTAATGTACAACATATATTTTTCAGAAGTTAATTGATAGTCCACATTTTGAACATTTATAAAGTCTGTTTTTCCCCTTTCAATTGAAGTTCAACATCAATATTTTGTTTCATAGACATGGATGAATGCTTTCAATGTCCAGAAGATCAGTATCCCAATGAGAAGCAGGTTTTGTGTCTGAGCAAAGTGACAACATtcttgaactacaaagaaactttGGGAACTGTTATGGCTAGttgttctcttttcttctctttaatCACAGTTGGAGTTTTTTGGATCTTTATTAAGCATCAGGATACTCCCATTGTCAGAGCTAACAACCGGAACCTCACATTTGTCCTCCTTATTGCTCTCCTGTTATCATTTCTTTGTACTTTGCTATTCATTGGGAAACCTCACAAGGTGACATGCCTCCTTGGTCAAATTGCCTttggcatcatcttctcagtggcCATTTCTTGCATTTTGGGCAAAACCATCATTGTGGTTCTAGCTTTCATGGCTACCAAGCCAGGATCCAAGATGACCAAGTGGGTGGGGAACAGACTTGGCACATTTATAGTATCCTGCTGCTCCTTTATTCAAATTAAAATTTGTGCTATATGGCTGATCATTTCTCCCCCATTCCCAGATGCTGACATGAAATCAATAGCAGAAGAAATCATTCTGGAGTGTAACAAAGGATCTGCCTTCATGTTCTACTGTGTCTTGGGTTACATGGGCTTGCTTGCCATTGTCAGCTTCACACTGGCCTTCCTAGCAAGGAAATTGCCTGAtgctttcaatgaagccaagtttaTCACTTTCAGCATGTTGGTCTTCTGGAGTGTATGGTTGTCCTTTGTTCCAGCATACCTGAGTTCAAAGGGAAAATATATGGTTACTGTGGAAATCTTCTCCATTATAGCTTCCACTGCTGgattattgctttgtatcttttctCCCAAGTTGTACATCATTGTATTGAGACCTGATTTGAACACAAAACAGCAGCTCAAAAGAGAAAAGGACAGAATAGTataaattctgtttttttaaaaaaaataaaataaatatttattatatgtacATAATATAGGTTCAGTGaattttttaaacaattatttAAGTAGAAAACAGTAGTGTATTTCAAATAACCACATCGTAAAAAAAATGTCTTAAATGCATAGGCCTATTATCTGGATCATTTAAAGCTCAAAGTAAATTTTGATCATTCTGCTTGTCATTATTTTCAATGTGGGAAGGTGCATTTCCCTATTCTCTGTTCAGAGAGAAAAATAGTTCAGTCCCTTTACAGTTTTCATATTtgtcctataacagtgatggtgaacctatggcacgggtgcattCACAGTAATGCATACGTATGCTCTTTTTGCacctgagccatatctgctgatatgtgagctcagttccaatgtgcatgtgtgtgcttgccagctgatttttggctcacacagagactctgtgagggcatttttggcttccagagagcctccagaggggtgggggagattgtttttactctcccctagcTTCAGGGAAAcatttggagcctggtgagggcaaagcatgagcctactggcccaccagaagttgggaaacaggctgtttccagcctccagagggcctcctgggagtGCGGAAAGCATTTTTCACCTTCAacaggcattgtattatgggtgtggacactcatgcatgcacaatagcacaaaCACAAgagaacaacatgagaaaatattattttactgaaagagtagtagatccttcgaacaaactaccagcagatgtggtagataaatccacagtaactgaatttaaacatgcctgggataaacatatatccatcctaagataaaatacagaaaatagtataagggcagactagatggaccatgaggtctttttctgccgtcagactcctgtgtttctatgtttctatgttttggcacctgaggaaaaaaaggtttgcaccACTGTCCTATGATGATGGAGAACCgtagaatagaagaaagaaaaaaggagcctCTTGGAGCAGGACCCTGCAAGAATTGATGTGTTGTTGTGTTCATGAGCGGTAGCACCACCACAGGTTTCAACATAGTCCACAACTGCATGACACCAGTTATACTGGTGTGATGAAGCTCACAGTGGTGCTATCATTTATGAGTGCAATGCCACAACAAACCTTGCAGGGTCCTTCTTCAAGAGGCTGCGCTGGTATGACAAACCTCACAGTGGTGCCGCAGCCCCTTTGCATGGCTCTCTCAAGTTGCAAACAGCTTAGTGATTTGGGTGGCCTTTACATGGCCAGGATGTCTGCAGGATCCCTGGCTTCTGAGTCTGGCAAGGCCCAACATTTAGGCTCTAgtacactcttctcctccctaaTTACAATaagtaatataatttattattgcaATTGTTATTATCTTTCATTTCATTatctttcaattaattaattaaataaatggatggatagatagatagatagatagatagatagatagataaataaataaatttatttactcACTTCAGAGATGGTATTCAGTTGGTTATacctggttcaggtgaactgatAGTGATGACTGTGGGTGTCTCCACCTACCCAGAAATAATGATGTCCCATTTACC
This genomic interval carries:
- the LOC139154234 gene encoding vomeronasal type-2 receptor 26-like, whose product is MDEEIDDRVITPMYQHILALEFAIMEINTDPSILTNHTLGFHIYNTNFDPSWTYRASLELFFTKGQFIPNYNCDAQNRPIAVIGGPSSDIYLYMANILSLYKMPQILYGSSPEISTKEQATFYQQMLPDMDSQYKGISQLLLYFTWTWVGMLLVDNESGEIFLRRMLPLATQSGICFDFIARFPKPVHSNNVKNLIKIGLNMYRFVMKSNVTVVVVHGESGNMMTLRFLSSKLKDNDFPLWTKGKVWIMTIQMEFSSTPFQRNMDMVFLHGALSFAVHSEKVLGFQQFVQMRNPILEKEDSFIKIFWENAFRCSFHTSVIQKSNGATCTGKEKLEILPTSVFEMEMSGHSYSVYNAIYVVAHALHAFYSSIVKYRAGRKIKDKLLNQHLWKLNYMIRRISFNNSAGQKIGFNENGELETGFDILNWITFSNLSFKKVQVGGINLKDSNEEMVFIYEDDIVWPSRFNQTQPFSLCNGKCDVGQSKIKIEGKLFCCYDCLRCAEGKIANREDMDECFQCPEDQYPNEKQVLCLSKVTTFLNYKETLGTVMASCSLFFSLITVGVFWIFIKHQDTPIVRANNRNLTFVLLIALLLSFLCTLLFIGKPHKVTCLLGQIAFGIIFSVAISCILGKTIIVVLAFMATKPGSKMTKWVGNRLGTFIVSCCSFIQIKICAIWLIISPPFPDADMKSIAEEIILECNKGSAFMFYCVLGYMGLLAIVSFTLAFLARKLPDAFNEAKFITFSMLVFWSVWLSFVPAYLSSKGKYMVTVEIFSIIASTAGLLLCIFSPKLYIIVLRPDLNTKQQLKREKDRIV